The following are from one region of the Stanieria cyanosphaera PCC 7437 genome:
- a CDS encoding SDR family oxidoreductase encodes MQTNERRPTPEDIPGQKLDYPASQREMTPQPDSDLSNYSPANKLSGKVAIITGGDSGIGRAVAIAYAMEGAEVAIFYNENDQDAQDTKKMVKEIGNKDCLVLKGDVRNYEDCQTAIQQVIDRFGKLNILVNNAAYQMTQQKFEDISLEQFRRTMETNVFGYFYMVKAALAHLQAGDVIINTGSIVGKMGKGMLVDYATSKGAVHTFTKSLALNLGDRGIRVNSVVPGPVWTPNIPATMPIDKVDNYDTDGILKRAAQPEELAPAYVFLASSDSSFVTGALYDVTGGQLAA; translated from the coding sequence ATGCAAACTAATGAACGTCGTCCTACTCCTGAAGATATTCCTGGTCAAAAATTAGATTATCCTGCCTCTCAAAGAGAGATGACACCTCAACCCGATAGCGATCTTTCTAACTACAGTCCAGCAAATAAATTGTCAGGAAAAGTTGCCATCATTACTGGTGGAGACTCGGGAATTGGAAGAGCAGTGGCGATCGCTTATGCAATGGAAGGCGCAGAAGTTGCTATTTTCTATAATGAAAATGATCAAGATGCTCAAGATACCAAAAAGATGGTCAAGGAAATTGGCAATAAAGACTGTCTTGTTCTCAAAGGTGATGTTCGTAACTATGAAGACTGCCAAACTGCCATCCAACAAGTTATAGACCGCTTTGGCAAACTTAATATTTTGGTTAATAATGCTGCTTATCAAATGACTCAGCAAAAATTTGAAGACATTTCTTTAGAACAGTTTCGTCGCACGATGGAAACTAATGTATTTGGTTATTTTTATATGGTCAAAGCAGCCCTTGCTCATTTACAAGCAGGAGATGTAATTATTAACACAGGTAGTATTGTCGGTAAAATGGGTAAAGGAATGCTAGTTGATTATGCTACTTCAAAAGGTGCGGTACATACCTTTACAAAATCTCTCGCTTTAAATTTAGGCGATCGCGGTATTCGAGTTAATTCTGTAGTTCCAGGACCAGTTTGGACTCCTAATATTCCTGCTACTATGCCAATAGACAAAGTAGATAATTACGACACCGATGGCATTCTTAAACGAGCAGCACAACCAGAAGAACTTGCACCAGCTTACGTTTTCCTAGCTTCTTCAGATAGTAGTTTTGTAACTGGTGCATTATATGACGTTACTGGCGGACAACTAGCTGCTTAA
- the plsY gene encoding glycerol-3-phosphate 1-O-acyltransferase PlsY yields the protein MMNSIIVGGLFVIVAYLLGSIPTGYLAGRYLKGIDIREYGSGGTGATNVLRSVGKEAAIAVLIIDLLKGAVAILLVKLFYYYASIEIVPASWQPWLIVVSALAALIGHSKSIWLQFTGGKSVATALGVLLVMNPLVALGTLSAFGIMLAISRIVSLSSITGAIAVNLIMILLHQPIPYLVFSAIAGIYVIIRHTSNIQRLMAGTEPKLGQTVPENN from the coding sequence ATGATGAATTCTATCATTGTGGGTGGGTTGTTTGTAATTGTTGCTTATTTATTAGGTTCAATTCCTACTGGTTATTTAGCTGGACGTTATCTAAAAGGAATTGATATCCGTGAATATGGTTCTGGTGGTACTGGTGCGACTAACGTACTTAGAAGTGTTGGTAAAGAAGCAGCAATCGCAGTTTTAATCATCGATCTACTTAAAGGTGCGGTCGCGATTTTATTAGTTAAATTATTTTATTACTATGCTTCTATTGAAATTGTACCCGCAAGTTGGCAGCCTTGGTTAATTGTTGTTTCTGCTTTGGCTGCTTTAATCGGTCATAGTAAATCGATTTGGCTGCAATTTACTGGTGGAAAATCTGTTGCTACTGCTTTGGGAGTGTTATTAGTGATGAATCCTTTAGTAGCTTTAGGTACTTTGTCTGCGTTTGGAATAATGTTAGCAATTTCTCGGATTGTTTCTCTCAGTTCAATTACAGGAGCGATCGCAGTTAATCTGATCATGATTTTACTTCATCAACCAATACCATATTTAGTTTTTTCCGCGATCGCCGGTATTTATGTTATTATCCGTCACACCAGTAATATTCAACGTTTAATGGCAGGTACAGAACCTAAACTTGGACAGACTGTACCAGAAAACAATTAA
- a CDS encoding GNAT family N-acetyltransferase, translated as MNLKNKSLIIRPETTLDYESISIVNDLAFGQQNEAKLIDKIRNSDRYISELSLVAELEHKIIGYIMFSWIDLVAEKNLKVLALAPLAVLPQSQNQGVGSALVNQGLLIADNQNIPLVIVLGHPNFYAKFGFEPSLKYNIESPFEIPKEVFMVKLLKSYQQDTCGKVVYPSAFNDL; from the coding sequence ATGAACCTTAAAAATAAAAGTTTGATCATACGTCCAGAAACTACTTTAGACTATGAAAGTATTTCAATAGTTAATGATTTAGCCTTTGGACAACAAAACGAAGCTAAACTAATAGATAAAATTCGTAACAGCGATCGCTATATTTCTGAACTATCTTTAGTAGCCGAACTAGAGCATAAAATCATTGGTTATATAATGTTTAGTTGGATTGATTTAGTAGCAGAAAAAAACCTTAAAGTTTTGGCTTTAGCACCCCTTGCCGTCTTACCACAATCTCAAAATCAAGGAGTAGGTAGCGCGCTGGTAAACCAAGGGTTATTAATTGCAGATAACCAAAATATACCCTTAGTAATTGTGTTAGGACATCCTAACTTTTATGCAAAATTTGGCTTTGAACCATCACTAAAGTATAACATTGAATCGCCTTTTGAGATTCCGAAAGAAGTATTTATGGTCAAACTCCTCAAAAGCTATCAACAAGATACTTGTGGTAAAGTAGTTTATCCTTCAGCTTTTAATGATTTATAA
- a CDS encoding B12-binding domain-containing radical SAM protein, with protein sequence MRVLLIYPLFPKSFWSFEKTLRLVDRKVLLPPLGLITVAAILPQEWELKLVDRNIRSVSDSEWDWAELIIISGMIVQKEDLLTQIKEAKKRGKPVAVGGPYATTSPEEVEAVGTDYLVLDEGEITLPMFVEAIEQGETKGIFRTPEKADVTKTPIPRYDLLEFDAYDNMSVQFSRGCPFQCEFCDIIVLYGRKPRTKTPQQLLSELEHLYNLGWRGGVFMVDDNFIGNKRNVKLLLKELKVWMQAKDYPFSFDTEASVDLAQDPELMELMVDCSFKKVFLGIETPDENSLALTQKFQNTRDPLSESVDKITRAGLQVMAGFIIGFDGEKPGAGDRIVRFVEQTAIPMAMFSMLQALPHTALWHRLEKEGRLLDQGANINQTTLMNFIPTRPMEEIAQEYINGFWQLYEPERYLDRVYRYFMKLGVPKHSGKRRLDSKAVSAILTLFWRQGILRPTRWKFWRNLVGIMLHNIRLLPFYLIVCAYLEHFAEYREIVREQINNQLTKSITYRQPSKVA encoded by the coding sequence ATGAGAGTTTTATTGATTTATCCGTTATTTCCTAAAAGTTTTTGGTCTTTTGAAAAAACCCTACGTTTAGTAGATCGTAAAGTATTACTACCACCCCTAGGATTAATTACCGTAGCAGCAATTTTGCCTCAAGAATGGGAACTTAAACTAGTAGATCGAAATATTCGCTCAGTTAGCGATTCAGAATGGGATTGGGCAGAACTAATCATTATTTCTGGCATGATTGTTCAGAAAGAAGATTTATTAACTCAAATCAAAGAAGCTAAAAAAAGAGGAAAACCAGTAGCTGTAGGAGGGCCTTATGCTACCACATCACCCGAAGAAGTAGAAGCAGTAGGAACAGATTATTTAGTGCTAGATGAAGGGGAAATTACCCTGCCGATGTTTGTCGAAGCAATCGAACAAGGGGAAACCAAAGGTATCTTTAGAACTCCTGAAAAAGCTGACGTTACGAAAACGCCCATACCTCGGTACGATTTATTAGAATTTGATGCTTATGATAATATGTCAGTTCAGTTTTCACGGGGCTGTCCTTTTCAGTGCGAATTTTGTGACATCATCGTTCTGTATGGTAGAAAACCTCGGACAAAAACTCCACAGCAATTATTGAGCGAATTAGAACATCTCTACAATCTGGGTTGGCGTGGTGGTGTATTTATGGTCGATGATAACTTCATTGGCAATAAACGCAATGTCAAATTGTTATTAAAAGAATTAAAAGTATGGATGCAAGCTAAAGACTATCCTTTTAGTTTTGATACAGAAGCTTCGGTTGATTTGGCACAAGATCCCGAATTAATGGAATTGATGGTCGATTGCAGCTTTAAAAAAGTCTTTCTCGGAATTGAAACGCCCGATGAAAATAGTTTAGCTTTGACTCAAAAATTTCAAAATACCCGCGATCCTCTTAGTGAATCAGTAGATAAAATTACTAGGGCAGGATTGCAAGTGATGGCAGGTTTTATCATTGGTTTTGATGGGGAAAAACCAGGGGCAGGCGATCGCATTGTACGTTTTGTCGAACAGACAGCTATTCCGATGGCAATGTTTAGTATGTTACAGGCGTTACCTCATACTGCGCTTTGGCATCGCTTAGAAAAAGAAGGAAGATTACTCGATCAAGGGGCAAATATCAATCAAACTACTTTAATGAATTTTATTCCTACTCGCCCGATGGAAGAAATTGCCCAAGAGTATATTAACGGTTTTTGGCAACTTTACGAGCCAGAACGCTATCTCGATCGGGTTTATCGCTATTTTATGAAGTTAGGGGTTCCCAAACATTCGGGTAAACGTCGTTTAGATTCCAAAGCTGTTTCAGCAATTTTAACTTTGTTTTGGCGACAGGGAATTCTTCGTCCGACACGCTGGAAATTTTGGCGTAACTTAGTAGGAATTATGCTGCATAATATTCGCTTGCTTCCTTTTTATCTGATTGTCTGCGCCTATTTAGAACACTTTGCCGAATATCGTGAAATTGTCCGCGAACAAATTAATAATCAATTAACTAAATCAATTACTTATCGTCAACCCAGTAAAGTCGCTTGA
- a CDS encoding MgtC/SapB family protein: MPDNYYFAPMGWHDLLFRLGIALIVGTIIGLERESKNKPAGLRTNMLVCFGSALLVLVPIEIGAAQQNLDVLGRIIAGIITGIGFIGGGTILRESKVKGLTSAATIWMSCVLGITIGCGLWLLGLGGALVTFIILSVFSKWEDYL; the protein is encoded by the coding sequence GTGCCAGATAACTATTATTTTGCTCCCATGGGCTGGCATGATTTGCTTTTTCGTTTAGGTATTGCTTTAATTGTTGGTACGATTATTGGTTTGGAAAGAGAAAGCAAGAATAAACCTGCTGGTCTAAGAACTAATATGTTAGTTTGTTTTGGCTCGGCTTTATTAGTTCTTGTTCCGATTGAAATTGGTGCAGCCCAACAAAATTTAGATGTTTTAGGTCGAATTATTGCTGGAATTATTACTGGTATTGGTTTTATTGGGGGAGGAACAATTTTACGGGAATCTAAAGTTAAGGGTTTGACTTCTGCTGCTACGATTTGGATGTCTTGCGTTCTGGGGATTACCATTGGTTGTGGTTTATGGTTATTAGGATTGGGGGGAGCTTTAGTAACTTTTATAATTTTGTCTGTTTTTTCTAAATGGGAAGATTATCTCTAG
- a CDS encoding ABC transporter ATP-binding protein: MTAVALENVYKIYNQVSVVDNLSFSIKKGEIFGLLGPNGAGKSTTIKMLITLSKPSKGKIQIAGYDITHHSTLVKRNIGVVLQQLSVDGELSVWENLEFHGRMHHIPNPERQQRINRWLEYVALENKKDALVKTLSGGMKRRLQIARALLHQPSVLFLDEPTVGLDPQTRRRLWEIIQDLNQQGMTILLTTHYMEEVEFLCDRIGIMDRGKLIELGTLEQFRFHYGKAIVVKQQGDRIDYQFFPTVAQANQYLDSLPDKTGVMVRDSNLEDIFVKLTGHQLN; encoded by the coding sequence ATGACGGCCGTTGCTTTAGAAAACGTTTATAAAATTTATAATCAAGTATCTGTAGTTGATAATCTTTCTTTTTCAATTAAAAAAGGAGAAATATTTGGTCTACTTGGACCAAATGGAGCGGGAAAATCTACTACGATTAAAATGTTAATTACTCTCTCCAAACCTAGTAAGGGTAAAATTCAAATAGCTGGTTATGATATAACGCATCATTCAACTTTAGTCAAGCGAAACATTGGTGTTGTTTTACAACAACTTAGTGTAGATGGAGAGCTTTCGGTTTGGGAAAATTTAGAGTTTCATGGGCGAATGCATCATATCCCTAACCCCGAAAGACAGCAAAGAATCAATCGCTGGTTAGAATATGTCGCCTTAGAAAATAAAAAAGATGCTTTAGTCAAAACTCTTTCTGGTGGGATGAAACGCCGTTTACAGATTGCTAGAGCTTTACTTCATCAACCAAGTGTTCTGTTTTTAGATGAACCGACAGTAGGGTTAGATCCACAAACTCGTCGTCGTCTCTGGGAAATCATTCAAGATCTTAATCAGCAGGGTATGACTATTCTATTGACTACTCACTATATGGAGGAAGTAGAATTTTTATGCGATCGCATTGGGATTATGGATCGAGGTAAACTAATTGAATTAGGTACACTTGAGCAGTTTCGTTTCCATTATGGTAAAGCTATTGTGGTTAAACAACAAGGCGACCGCATTGATTATCAATTTTTCCCTACTGTAGCTCAAGCAAATCAATATCTCGATTCTTTACCTGATAAAACGGGTGTCATGGTACGTGATTCTAATTTAGAAGATATATTTGTCAAACTGACTGGACATCAATTGAATTAG
- a CDS encoding general stress protein has translation MASEQYQHALGTFPTREHAEIALIELRDSGFNMDKISVIAQNADSQEPMGGKEVSSVEQQVQEGAIAGATGGTLIGSFLGLLGGLGVVAIPGLGAAAEVGIVLANTLLGSGVGAAGGGVIGALVGWGLPEDQAQYYKDLLSQGNYVVMLEGTESEVKKAEAILQNRLIRDWNIYYAPTKYPYTGMDLGMI, from the coding sequence ATGGCTAGTGAACAATATCAACACGCGCTCGGTACTTTTCCTACTCGTGAACATGCTGAAATTGCTCTTATAGAATTGAGAGATTCAGGTTTCAACATGGATAAAATTTCTGTGATTGCTCAAAATGCTGATTCGCAAGAGCCTATGGGTGGAAAAGAAGTAAGTTCAGTTGAGCAACAAGTTCAAGAAGGTGCGATCGCAGGAGCTACTGGTGGTACTTTAATTGGTAGTTTTTTAGGTTTGTTGGGAGGTTTAGGTGTAGTGGCAATTCCAGGACTTGGTGCAGCAGCCGAAGTAGGAATTGTCTTAGCCAACACTTTATTAGGTAGTGGTGTTGGTGCAGCAGGCGGTGGTGTGATTGGAGCATTGGTAGGTTGGGGTTTACCTGAAGATCAAGCTCAATACTACAAAGATCTGCTTTCCCAAGGTAACTATGTGGTGATGTTGGAAGGAACTGAAAGCGAGGTCAAGAAAGCAGAAGCTATTTTACAAAATCGGCTGATTAGAGACTGGAACATTTACTATGCACCAACTAAATATCCCTATACAGGTATGGATCTGGGAATGATCTAG
- the hisS gene encoding histidine--tRNA ligase: MGAIQALRGTKDILPEEVGYWQLIEDKAREILAKAVYQEIRTPIFEQTDLFERGIGEATDVVGKEMYTFTSRGGDKSITLRPEGTAGVVRSFIENNLYAQGGVQRLWYTGAMFRYERPQAGRQRQFHQIGLELLGSSSPRADVEVIALATDLLQSLGLKSLKLDLNSVGNGEDRQNYREALVHYLIPYKQELDQDSQDRLTRNPLRILDSKDEKTQKIAQNAPKIIEHLGDESKRHFDTVQQLLTDLGIEYQINHCLVRGLDYYTHTAFEIKSDDLGAQATVCGGGRYDGLVAELNGPDTPAVGWAIGMERLVLLLKQLQQAPVHQPDFYLISRGKQAEAQALVLSQKLRSLNFTVELDLSGSAFGKQFKRADRSGAVACLVIGDAEAVNQTVNLKWLASGEQTAVAQTQLLSSAEKLNQKIQQLRSP; encoded by the coding sequence ATGGGAGCAATTCAAGCATTAAGAGGAACAAAAGATATACTGCCTGAAGAAGTTGGTTATTGGCAGTTAATCGAAGATAAAGCTAGAGAAATTCTTGCCAAGGCGGTTTATCAAGAAATTCGGACTCCTATTTTTGAGCAAACTGATTTATTTGAGAGAGGAATTGGTGAAGCGACCGATGTAGTGGGGAAAGAAATGTACACTTTTACCAGCAGAGGTGGCGATAAATCGATTACGCTTCGTCCTGAAGGTACAGCAGGAGTAGTACGCTCTTTTATTGAGAATAATCTTTATGCCCAAGGTGGAGTACAACGTCTTTGGTACACTGGGGCTATGTTTCGATATGAACGTCCTCAAGCTGGTCGTCAGCGACAGTTTCATCAGATTGGTTTGGAGTTGTTGGGTAGTTCTTCTCCTCGCGCTGATGTAGAAGTAATTGCTTTGGCTACTGATTTACTACAAAGTTTAGGCTTAAAAAGTTTAAAACTCGATCTCAATTCGGTCGGTAATGGTGAGGATCGTCAAAACTATCGAGAGGCTTTAGTTCATTATTTGATTCCTTACAAGCAGGAGTTAGACCAAGATTCTCAAGACCGTTTAACTCGTAACCCCTTAAGAATTTTAGATAGTAAGGATGAGAAAACTCAAAAAATAGCTCAAAATGCTCCTAAAATTATCGAGCATTTGGGAGATGAATCTAAAAGACACTTCGATACCGTTCAACAGTTACTAACTGATTTGGGGATTGAGTATCAAATTAATCACTGTTTAGTTAGAGGTTTAGACTACTACACTCACACTGCCTTTGAAATAAAATCAGATGATTTAGGGGCGCAAGCAACTGTTTGTGGTGGTGGTCGTTACGATGGTTTAGTTGCCGAATTAAATGGCCCTGATACTCCTGCTGTGGGTTGGGCAATTGGGATGGAACGGCTGGTTTTACTGCTTAAACAGTTACAACAAGCACCTGTTCATCAACCTGATTTTTATTTAATTTCTAGAGGTAAACAAGCAGAAGCACAGGCTTTGGTTTTAAGCCAAAAACTACGTAGTCTTAATTTTACGGTGGAATTAGATTTAAGTGGTAGTGCTTTTGGTAAACAGTTTAAACGAGCAGACCGCAGTGGTGCAGTAGCTTGTTTAGTAATTGGAGATGCAGAGGCAGTAAATCAGACAGTTAATCTGAAATGGTTAGCCTCAGGAGAACAAACTGCGGTCGCACAAACTCAATTACTCAGTTCCGCAGAGAAATTGAATCAAAAAATTCAACAATTGCGATCGCCTTAA
- a CDS encoding TIGR02450 family Trp-rich protein, protein MSKKQKQKFPYLLGSKWTANQKTWGWRHFQVINRQNRGKWIFAEMVASCDPQTRFWINALQLKDRSLWQAGWQTLTEIEPIEDDLDNVIFD, encoded by the coding sequence ATGTCGAAAAAACAAAAACAAAAGTTCCCTTATTTACTTGGTTCTAAGTGGACAGCAAACCAAAAAACCTGGGGTTGGAGGCATTTTCAAGTTATCAATCGACAAAATCGAGGTAAATGGATTTTTGCTGAAATGGTAGCTTCTTGCGATCCTCAAACTCGTTTTTGGATTAATGCTCTACAATTAAAAGATCGTTCTCTCTGGCAAGCTGGCTGGCAAACTTTAACAGAAATTGAACCAATAGAAGACGATTTAGATAATGTGATTTTTGATTAA
- a CDS encoding DedA family protein produces MLEWIVNTVNSLGYFGIGFLMFLENVFPPIPSELIMPLAGFVVTQGKLDFAHVVGAGIIGSILGALPWYYLGKRLGLKRIQFLADKYGQWLTVSGEDVLQAKQWFDRRGNLATGLGRLVPGIRTYISVPAGINRMSFWTFLIYSTIGTAVWVSLLTYAGYLLGENYEQVKKFLGPISTIVIVALIIMTGSWIIKRKTRQN; encoded by the coding sequence ATGCTTGAATGGATTGTAAATACAGTTAACTCTCTTGGCTATTTTGGGATTGGATTTTTAATGTTTCTAGAAAACGTTTTTCCACCTATTCCTTCTGAGCTAATTATGCCCCTAGCAGGGTTTGTCGTCACCCAAGGTAAACTAGACTTTGCTCATGTAGTTGGTGCAGGAATAATTGGTTCAATTTTAGGCGCGTTACCTTGGTATTATTTAGGTAAACGTTTAGGCTTGAAGCGAATTCAATTTCTGGCTGATAAATACGGTCAGTGGTTAACTGTTTCTGGTGAAGATGTTCTCCAAGCCAAACAATGGTTTGATCGTCGAGGTAATTTAGCCACAGGTTTGGGTCGACTTGTTCCAGGAATTCGCACTTATATTTCTGTACCTGCTGGAATTAATAGAATGTCTTTCTGGACTTTTCTAATCTATTCAACTATTGGGACTGCTGTTTGGGTGAGTTTGTTAACCTATGCAGGATATTTATTAGGGGAAAATTACGAGCAAGTGAAAAAGTTTCTTGGGCCAATTTCTACTATTGTCATTGTGGCACTCATTATTATGACTGGCTCGTGGATTATCAAGCGCAAAACCCGACAAAATTAA
- a CDS encoding SLBB domain-containing protein has translation MKINSVVQQLFINQVYQVPALAVALLLSAQLTPAIAQENTTLSPNGNSSNTGATTNSSSSGNSNFSVSETDYTLGAGDQIRLDIFQVAEYSGEYPVLVDGTISLPLVGRVNVSGLTLKETSELVSEKYKLYLKRPVVTVGLLAPRPLKIGVSGEVDNPGSYEFALSTENNKFPSVTDMIEQAGGITTLADVRNVQVKRTIQGRETTFNSDLWALLTQGRLNQDISLRDGDTIFIPTVAEINSDELNRLSQASFGLQTDQPIKVAVVGEIYRPGSYTVQPEKLANNSNTQSAKEGSVPPRLTQAIGVAGGIKPLANVKEVQVKRKAWDGTEKLIAVDLWSLIQEGSSGQDVILQEGDTIVIPQAEQLAAEDSEQLAAASFSPGAIKVNVVGEVATPGPVEVPPNTPLNQAILAAGGFNNQRAKTGNVELVRLNPNGTVTKRQIQVDFASGINDENNPTLRNNDVVVVSRSGLAKVGDTAGSIFNPIGGALGVLRFMFGF, from the coding sequence ATGAAGATAAACTCTGTTGTTCAACAATTATTTATAAATCAAGTGTATCAAGTCCCTGCACTCGCAGTAGCTTTATTACTATCGGCTCAATTAACTCCAGCAATTGCTCAAGAAAATACAACTTTATCTCCAAATGGTAATAGTAGTAATACAGGAGCAACAACTAATTCTTCTTCAAGTGGCAATTCTAATTTTTCAGTTAGTGAAACTGATTATACCCTTGGCGCGGGTGACCAAATTAGATTAGATATTTTTCAAGTTGCAGAATATAGTGGTGAATATCCAGTTTTAGTAGACGGAACAATTAGTCTTCCTTTAGTAGGCAGAGTTAATGTTAGTGGTTTAACTCTTAAAGAAACATCTGAATTAGTTTCTGAAAAATATAAACTTTATTTAAAACGTCCTGTAGTTACTGTTGGTTTGCTTGCTCCTCGCCCCCTCAAAATCGGAGTTTCGGGAGAAGTAGATAATCCTGGTTCTTACGAGTTTGCTCTTAGTACAGAAAACAACAAATTTCCTTCTGTTACTGACATGATTGAACAAGCTGGAGGTATTACTACTTTAGCCGACGTTCGTAACGTTCAAGTTAAAAGAACTATCCAAGGTAGAGAAACTACTTTTAATTCCGATTTGTGGGCTTTATTAACTCAAGGTAGATTAAATCAAGATATATCGCTACGCGATGGAGATACGATTTTTATTCCAACTGTAGCAGAAATTAATTCTGACGAACTAAATAGATTATCTCAAGCGAGTTTTGGTCTACAAACCGACCAACCAATTAAAGTTGCTGTAGTAGGGGAAATTTATCGTCCTGGTTCTTATACAGTTCAACCAGAAAAATTAGCTAATAATAGTAATACTCAAAGTGCCAAGGAAGGTTCTGTACCTCCTAGACTTACTCAAGCAATTGGCGTAGCAGGAGGAATTAAACCTTTAGCGAATGTAAAGGAAGTACAGGTAAAACGTAAAGCTTGGGATGGGACAGAAAAACTCATTGCTGTAGATCTATGGAGTCTAATCCAAGAGGGTAGCTCGGGTCAAGACGTTATTCTTCAAGAAGGAGATACTATCGTTATTCCTCAAGCTGAGCAACTAGCTGCAGAAGATTCAGAACAATTAGCTGCTGCTAGCTTTTCTCCTGGAGCAATCAAAGTTAATGTTGTAGGTGAAGTTGCTACTCCAGGGCCAGTAGAAGTTCCACCCAATACCCCATTAAACCAAGCGATCTTAGCAGCAGGTGGCTTTAATAATCAACGTGCTAAGACAGGCAATGTGGAATTAGTTAGACTTAACCCTAACGGTACAGTCACCAAACGTCAAATTCAAGTAGATTTTGCTAGTGGCATTAATGATGAAAATAATCCTACTTTGAGAAATAATGACGTTGTTGTAGTTAGTCGTTCGGGATTGGCTAAGGTAGGTGATACTGCCGGTTCTATATTTAATCCTATTGGGGGAGCTTTAGGTGTTTTAAGATTTATGTTTGGGTTCTAA